In Zingiber officinale cultivar Zhangliang chromosome 1A, Zo_v1.1, whole genome shotgun sequence, a genomic segment contains:
- the LOC122027627 gene encoding ras-related protein Rab5A-like: MAAAASNQIKNAKLVLLGDVATGKSSLVLRFVKGQFVEFQESTIGAAFFSQVVAVNDESVKFEIWDTAGQERYHSLAPMYYRGAAAAVVVYDITNAATFTRAKKWVQELQAQGSPNTIVALAGNKADLLEARQVSAEEAQTYAQENGLFFMETSAKTAINVNNIFYEIAKRLTQVKPVQNPQGMTLPGRLDNKPVAASSCCSS; the protein is encoded by the exons ATGGCGGCTGCCGCAAGCAACCAGATCAAGAACGCGAAATTG GTCCTTCTTGGAGATGTGGCCACTGGAAAGTCGAGTCTCGTATTGCGGTTTGTGAAAGGCCAGTTTGTTGAATTCCAG GAATCAACCATAGGTGCTGCATTCTTTTCGCAAGTAGTCGCTGTCAATGATGAATCAGTGAAATTTGAGATTTGGGATACTGCTGGACAAGAGAGGTACCATAGCTTGGCCCCTATGTACTACAGAGGAGCTGCAGCTGCTGTGGTTGTCTACGATATAACAAATGCG GCTACCTTTACTCGAGCGAAGAAGTGGGTTCAAGAACTTCAGGCCCAAG GTAGCCCAAATACCATTGTTGCTCTTGCTGGTAACAAAGCTGATCTGTTGGAAGCTAGACAGGTTTCAGCTGAG GAAGCACAGACGTATGCACAGGAGAATGGTCTTTTCTTCATGGAAACTTCAGCCAAAACAGCAATTAATGTTAATAACATATTCTATGAGATCG CAAAAAGACTAACACAAGTGAAGCCAGTACAGAACCCTCAAGGAATGACTCTACCTGGTAGGCTCGATAACAAACCAGTTGCCGCATCATCTTGCTGCTCCTCCTAG
- the LOC122027618 gene encoding L-type lectin-domain containing receptor kinase SIT2-like, protein MLLKTCFFLLLFFFFLLQIVAASFDGFLFNGFRGSNLTLEGLATITTTGLLMLTNTTKEITGHAFHPSKFDFRNPSDGSVFSFSTTFVFGIVSVDPNLSGHGIVFIISPTEDFSSAIGSQYLGLFNLSSNGESSNHIFGVELDTILNPEFRDVNENHVGVDVNGLRSNISNPAGYYPDDGRPFNNLTLRSGRVMQVWVDYDGKERRVDVTLAPARMDKPKKPLLSTKIDLGGVLMDSMFVGFASSTGPFLTSHYILGWSFSVNGTAQALDFSLLPSLPRTESSNRSVLFDVLLPLASAIFVLVAIAVALLIVRRKMKYAEELEEWEMDYSSHRFSYKDLHRATRGFRDKELLGIGGFGRVYKGVLPRSGSEIAVKRVSHESRQGMREFIAEVVSLGRLCHRNLVPLLGYCRRKRELLLVYDYMRNGSLDKFLHDSGKPVLSWAARLKIIKGVAAGLLYLHQDWEQVVIHRDIKASNVLLDEEFNARLGDFGLARLYDHGADLTSTNVVGTMGYLAPELARTGKPSTAADVFAFGTFVLEVVCGRRPVSSSTEEQVVLVDWVVENWRTGSITSTRDARMGVEEYEAEEVELALKVGLLCSHPLPAARPSIRQTMRYLEGEEPLPDLSPTYMSFSVLAMLHNDGFDDYLMSFPSTATASVSAKSVATASSVYVSGR, encoded by the coding sequence ATGCTCCTAAAGACTtgtttcttccttctcctcttcttcttcttccttctgcagATCGTTGCTGCTTCCTTTGATGGTTTCCTCTTCAATGGCTTCCGAGGCTCAAACCTTACTCTCGAAGGCCTTGCAACCATAACTACGACTGGTCTCTTGATGCTCACCAACACGACCAAGGAGATCACCGGCCACGCCTTTCACCCATCCAAGTTCGACTTCAGGAATCCCTCTGATGGCTCCGTCTTCTCCTTCTCCACCACCTTTGTCTTCGGCATCGTCTCCGTCGACCCCAACCTCAGCGGCCATGGCATCGTCTTCATCATCTCCCCCACCGAGGACTTCTCCAGCGCCATCGGAAGCCAATACCTGGGCCTCTTCAACCTCAGCAGCAACGGCGAGTCCTCCAACCATATCTTCGGCGTCGAGCTCGACACCATCCTCAACCCGGAGTTCCGGGACGTCAACGAAAACCATGTCGGAGTCGACGTCAACGGCCTGAGGTCCAACATCTCCAACCCTGCCGGGTACTATCCCGACGACGGCCGACCTTTCAACAACTTAACCCTCCGGAGCGGCCGAGTGATGCAAGTTTGGGTTGACTACGACGGCAAGGAGAGGCGAGTTGATGTCACCTTAGCTCCGGCGCGGATGGACAAACCAAAGAAGCCTCTTTTGTCTACCAAAATTGATCTCGGCGGAGTTCTGATGGATTCCATGTTCGTGGGCTTCGCCTCTTCCACCGGGCCTTTCTTGACGTCTCATTACATTCTGGGTTGGAGCTTCAGCGTCAACGGCACGGCTCAAGCTCTGGACTTCTCCTTGCTGCCTTCGCTCCCTCGCACGGAATCGAGTAACCGATCCGTGCTCTTCGATGTCTTGCTGCCTTTAGCTTCCGCTATCTTTGTTCTGGTCGCCATCGCCGTCGCTCTGTTGATCgtgaggaggaagatgaagtaCGCAGAGGAACTAGAGGAGTGGGAGATGGATTACAGCTCCCATCGGTTCTCCTACAAGGATTTGCACAGAGCGACGAGAGGTTTCCGGGACAAGGAGTTGCTTGGGATCGGCGGTTTCGGGAGGGTCTACAAAGGCGTGCTTCCGAGATCTGGATCGGAGATCGCCGTGAAAAGAGTGTCCCATGAGTCGAGACAGGGGATGAGGGAGTTCATCGCAGAGGTGGTGAGTCTCGGCCGGCTCTGCCACCGGAATTTGGTGCCGTTGCTAGGGTACTGCCGCCGGAAACGTGAGCTCCTCCTCGTCTACGACTACATGCGCAACGGTAGCCTCGACAAGTTCCTCCATGACTCCGGCAAGCCGGTGCTGAGCTGGGCGGCGCGGTTAAAGATCATCAAAGGCGTGGCGGCGGGACTTCTCTACCTCCACCAAGATTGGGAGCAGGTCGTCATCCACAGGGACATCAAGGCCAGCAACGTGCTGCTCGACGAGGAATTCAACGCGAGGTTGGGAGATTTCGGGCTTGCAAGATTGTACGATCATGGCGCTGATCTGACATCCACCAACGTGGTTGGCACCATGGGGTACCTCGCGCCGGAGCTCGCTCGGACCGGAAAGCCCTCGACCGCGGCCGACGTCTTTGCGTTCGGTACGTTCGTGCTGGAGGTCGTCTGTGGCCGGCGGCCGGTGAGCTCCTCGACGGAGGAGCAGGTGGTTCTGGTGGATTGGGTTGTGGAGAACTGGCGAACGGGGTCGATTACGTCGACAAGGGACGCGAGGATGGGGGTGGAGGAGTACGAGGCCGAGGAGGTGGAGTTGGCGCTGAAGGTCGGGCTTCTGTGCTCGCACCCGTTGCCGGCGGCCAGGCCGAGCATAAGGCAGACGATGCGGTATCTGGAAGGTGAGGAGCCGCTGCCGGATCTATCACCGACGTACATGAGCTTCAGTGTTCTTGCGATGCTTCATAATGACGGCTTCGATGATTACCTAATGTCTTTTCCTTCGACGGCCACGGCGTCAGTGTCGGCGAAGTCGGTGGCGACTGCATCCAGTGTGTATGTTTCAGGTCGATAA